The Nonlabens sp. Hel1_33_55 genome contains the following window.
TAAAAAAGCCCATACGTTATCGTACGGGCTTTGTTCAAATGAGGTTGAAATTATTTTACTGAATCGTAAAGCAACTCTGCCACCTTATTAGATGAAGCTGGATTTTGTCCAGTGATCAAACGACCGTCCTGCAGTACATATTCTGACCAGTCATCACTTTTAGAATAGATGCCGCCATTTTCCTTCAACATATCTTCTACCAAAAATGGTACAACGTCCACTAGGTCAACGGCTTTCTCTTCAGAATTGGTAAATCCAGTGACCTTTTTACCTTTTACAAGTGGCTCACCATCAATTCCTTTCACATTTTTCAATGCTGCTGGTGCGTGACATACAAATGCAATTGGTCTTTCTAATTCATTGAATTTTTCAATCAGTCTTATCGATGTCTTGTCATTGGCTAGATCCCAAAGTG
Protein-coding sequences here:
- a CDS encoding type 1 glutamine amidotransferase domain-containing protein; this translates as MKVLFVLTSHDKLGDTGKKTGFWVEEFAGPYYTLKDKGVDITLATPKGGKAPIDPSSDTDDASTESTERFHNDKEAQERINNTHKLTDIFPADYDAVFYPGGHGPLWDLANDKTSIRLIEKFNELERPIAFVCHAPAALKNVKGIDGEPLVKGKKVTGFTNSEEKAVDLVDVVPFLVEDMLKENGGIYSKSDDWSEYVLQDGRLITGQNPASSNKVAELLYDSVK